The following are encoded in a window of Brevibacillus sp. DP1.3A genomic DNA:
- a CDS encoding GNAT family N-acetyltransferase — protein sequence MRKQELLRLYDQEMRVEVTYPHVRREETEHIVRHVSLSDEPGTVLFSRLSEANAEELIAREIEYFSSIQQSFEWKLFDYDQPANLLERLQAYGFTVGEEEALLVMDVAQAEDIRSRSIPPEIRQITTLAGIDDIMQLEELVWGSANPELAARLKKDLAEDPENFLVYAAYSGDQAVSAAWMYLHEGTSFGSLWGGSTLPAYRNKGYYTALVAIRVQVAHERGYPLLMVDASPMSRPILEKKGFEFLAYTYPCFFEYK from the coding sequence TTGCGCAAACAAGAGTTACTACGACTGTACGATCAAGAGATGAGAGTGGAGGTAACCTATCCGCATGTTCGACGAGAAGAGACTGAGCATATTGTTCGCCACGTCTCTCTCTCTGATGAGCCAGGGACAGTCTTGTTTTCCCGACTGTCTGAGGCAAATGCAGAGGAATTGATCGCACGAGAAATTGAGTATTTCTCAAGCATTCAACAGTCTTTTGAATGGAAGCTGTTTGATTATGACCAACCCGCAAATCTGCTCGAACGGTTGCAGGCGTATGGTTTTACAGTAGGAGAGGAAGAAGCACTGTTGGTCATGGATGTGGCGCAAGCAGAGGACATACGCAGTCGGAGCATTCCTCCCGAGATTCGCCAAATTACCACTCTGGCAGGGATCGATGACATCATGCAGTTGGAAGAGCTGGTATGGGGCAGTGCGAATCCGGAGTTGGCTGCGAGATTGAAAAAGGATTTGGCCGAAGATCCAGAGAATTTTCTCGTGTATGCGGCATACAGTGGCGATCAGGCGGTGAGCGCAGCGTGGATGTATCTGCATGAGGGGACGTCCTTTGGCAGTCTGTGGGGAGGCTCCACGTTACCTGCTTACCGGAATAAAGGCTACTATACGGCACTTGTAGCGATACGGGTACAAGTAGCGCACGAGCGTGGGTATCCGCTTTTAATGGTCGATGCGAGTCCGATGAGTCGACCGATTTTGGAGAAAAAAGGCTTTGAATTTCTCGCCTATACTTATCCATGTTTTTTTGAGTATAAATAG
- a CDS encoding AraC family transcriptional regulator, whose protein sequence is MDQASVHSIYDSYINALPSTKSDRIVSEANRYTLTNNDGYFRRLTPRPGLELVESSYSLQENRVMDLQSQAAMVELSFCLEGSGEFVVSGSQHEFLPGSCSLQLMKDFHAHFMYRADVPHRSVGIGISVEQFNDWVAESDVGAAYSFQGLLGNQAYRLFRMPLQSNMARMLQQLNDFSSSHLKLRRLHTEGKILEIVSSALDTFLFEREENRPRSQLSRSDREKIHNARDILLENMESPPSLLELARMAQLNEYKLKIGFKEEFGTSVFAYLREKRLEKALGLLREGNLNVSEVALIVGFSNFSHFSEAFRKQYGLNPSEVKRGRFC, encoded by the coding sequence ATGGATCAAGCATCTGTACATTCCATATACGATAGCTATATCAATGCATTGCCCTCAACAAAAAGTGATCGCATAGTGTCCGAAGCGAATCGGTATACACTGACGAATAATGATGGTTACTTTCGGAGACTGACTCCTCGACCGGGATTGGAGCTGGTCGAATCCAGCTACTCCCTTCAGGAAAACCGGGTCATGGATTTACAGTCCCAGGCAGCCATGGTTGAGCTCAGCTTTTGCTTGGAGGGGAGTGGGGAGTTCGTTGTTTCGGGAAGTCAGCACGAGTTTTTGCCTGGGAGCTGCTCCCTTCAATTGATGAAAGACTTTCATGCACATTTTATGTACCGGGCGGACGTTCCTCATCGATCTGTCGGGATCGGTATTTCCGTGGAGCAATTTAATGATTGGGTGGCGGAAAGCGATGTGGGAGCAGCGTATTCGTTTCAAGGGCTGCTTGGCAATCAGGCCTATCGTCTGTTTCGGATGCCGTTGCAATCGAATATGGCTCGGATGCTCCAGCAGTTGAACGATTTTTCATCCTCTCATCTGAAGCTGCGGAGATTGCATACGGAAGGCAAGATTCTGGAGATTGTATCGTCGGCGCTGGATACGTTTTTGTTCGAGCGGGAAGAGAATCGACCGAGGTCACAGTTATCTCGGAGTGATCGGGAAAAGATTCACAACGCCCGTGACATTCTACTCGAAAATATGGAGTCCCCGCCTTCTCTGCTCGAACTGGCACGTATGGCACAGCTCAATGAATACAAGCTGAAGATCGGCTTCAAAGAAGAGTTCGGGACGAGTGTTTTTGCCTATTTGCGGGAAAAGCGATTGGAAAAAGCGCTTGGATTGTTGCGGGAGGGCAATCTGAATGTCAGTGAGGTTGCACTCATCGTGGGATTCTCCAACTTCAGTCATTTCTCTGAGGCGTTTCGCAAGCAGTACGGACTCAATCCTTCCGAAGTGAAGCGGGGGAGATTTTGCTAA
- a CDS encoding PQQ-binding-like beta-propeller repeat protein: MKIHHTIVALALGVSLAFPIGAATAAQSMSSEQTTPITVLEDGVPKKLKMRGADRFEIAWRYDGGQEYFSEVVDEDTGTMYLLSENGVLHALNPNGKVIWQSDLGLDWAHDFKLGKDGSLYVLDHNWFDFKDGMPAWILAVDKAGKDRWIMELPHMYSYDTVFDVSAEGTMFMLTDRGVAAVDQEANLVWANDQVVNYDFDSYLSHGVIGMTWIESLKTLLVEQSDNKLSAIDQNGKIKWLRENVQPGRIYVSEDGMVYTLGEKGLTFIHASDGKDRAEAPVDAVTLNKVGIPHDGKGNFYREYNDYTIWKVDRTGKKLWSYNRPKGQTGTLSSELVSDAQGNVFFSDTGGNIFSLDPNGKERYIVIRNDKMFTYTHIWTGPDGVLYASADGMGIIAIAPKGK, translated from the coding sequence ATGAAAATACATCATACGATTGTCGCTTTGGCACTGGGTGTTAGTCTCGCATTTCCCATAGGGGCAGCCACAGCCGCACAGAGCATGAGCAGTGAACAAACAACGCCGATTACAGTCTTAGAAGATGGGGTACCGAAGAAGCTGAAGATGCGAGGAGCAGATCGATTCGAGATCGCATGGCGCTATGATGGGGGACAAGAGTACTTCTCCGAGGTCGTCGATGAGGATACGGGTACGATGTATTTGCTTTCGGAAAACGGTGTGCTCCATGCGCTGAATCCGAATGGAAAAGTTATTTGGCAAAGTGATCTTGGACTTGACTGGGCCCATGACTTTAAGTTAGGCAAAGACGGCTCACTGTACGTACTGGACCATAACTGGTTCGATTTCAAAGACGGCATGCCTGCCTGGATACTTGCTGTAGACAAGGCTGGAAAGGATCGCTGGATAATGGAGCTACCGCATATGTACAGCTACGATACGGTCTTTGATGTGTCAGCAGAAGGGACCATGTTCATGCTGACGGATAGAGGGGTTGCGGCAGTCGATCAGGAAGCGAATCTAGTCTGGGCAAACGATCAGGTAGTCAACTATGACTTTGATTCTTATCTATCACATGGCGTGATAGGGATGACCTGGATCGAATCGCTTAAAACATTGCTAGTCGAACAGAGTGACAACAAGCTGTCTGCTATCGATCAGAATGGGAAAATCAAGTGGCTGCGGGAAAACGTTCAGCCGGGGAGAATATACGTTTCAGAAGATGGCATGGTGTACACCTTGGGAGAAAAAGGGCTGACATTCATTCATGCTTCTGATGGTAAAGACCGTGCAGAAGCACCAGTGGATGCTGTTACACTCAACAAAGTCGGTATTCCTCATGATGGCAAGGGGAATTTTTATCGTGAATACAACGATTATACGATATGGAAAGTAGATCGCACAGGCAAAAAGCTTTGGAGCTACAATCGTCCGAAGGGACAAACAGGAACGTTATCCAGTGAACTCGTGTCTGATGCGCAGGGGAATGTCTTTTTTTCCGATACGGGTGGGAATATTTTCTCGTTAGATCCTAACGGCAAGGAACGCTATATCGTTATCCGAAATGACAAGATGTTTACGTATACGCACATTTGGACAGGCCCTGATGGGGTATTGTATGCGAGTGCGGATGGAATGGGCATAATAGCGATCGCACCAAAAGGCAAGTAA
- a CDS encoding DUF2277 domain-containing protein: MCRNIKTLFNFDPPATEDEIEAAALQFVRKLSGFNTPSKANEEAFHRAVQEVSDVAKNLLDSLVTNAEPRNREVEIERARARNAKRFGTTE, translated from the coding sequence ATGTGCCGAAACATCAAAACCTTGTTCAACTTCGACCCACCCGCGACAGAAGATGAGATTGAAGCAGCAGCTCTGCAATTCGTGCGAAAGCTCTCGGGCTTCAACACGCCTTCGAAGGCCAATGAAGAGGCTTTTCACCGGGCTGTCCAAGAGGTCTCCGATGTTGCGAAAAATCTCTTAGATTCGCTGGTGACGAATGCAGAGCCACGCAATCGGGAAGTCGAAATCGAGCGTGCTCGCGCGAGAAACGCCAAACGGTTTGGCACGACAGAGTAG
- a CDS encoding mannose-6-phosphate isomerase has protein sequence MEKVNVAQHLSRLQDSWGSLVVGEMNDTSIKLEKLQGEYPWQQNDQKDELLFVVNGRLLLMYHERNIWVEAGEFIVVPKGVSYKLFIPNGDCHLLAIEPKKFAALKRCS, from the coding sequence ATGGAAAAGGTGAACGTCGCACAACATTTATCACGCTTGCAAGATTCCTGGGGCTCTCTGGTTGTCGGAGAGATGAATGATACGTCTATTAAGCTAGAGAAGCTGCAAGGTGAGTATCCTTGGCAACAAAATGATCAGAAAGATGAACTGCTGTTTGTCGTCAATGGCAGACTGCTGCTGATGTACCACGAGCGTAATATATGGGTGGAAGCCGGAGAGTTTATCGTTGTGCCGAAGGGAGTTTCCTACAAGCTGTTTATCCCGAATGGCGATTGTCATCTACTCGCGATTGAACCGAAAAAATTCGCTGCTCTCAAGCGCTGCTCCTAA
- a CDS encoding FHA domain-containing protein has protein sequence MLDDGIYVLIKKGDPEQLQKRQFLHKEECTIGRRGNQLQPDIAFSSPYISRRHAVIRKINNQYTISDLQSKHGTEVNGMVIQQAPHFLYHGDHITLAKGVVEMIFFAEGSEMDVTREFSFPLTIPKETTSTSGLVINLERREIRLDGTRIHLTGKDMDLLMLLYQRSNQAVSYDEIMVLVWPERLLNAESSVPDVGRAEINALVYRLRKRLGRYGENVTTIPRFGYMWEE, from the coding sequence ATGTTGGACGATGGCATATATGTATTGATTAAAAAAGGAGATCCCGAGCAGCTTCAGAAGCGTCAGTTTTTACATAAGGAAGAGTGTACGATTGGGAGACGGGGTAATCAATTACAACCAGACATTGCTTTTTCCAGTCCGTATATTTCCAGAAGGCATGCAGTGATACGGAAAATCAATAACCAATATACGATTTCTGATTTGCAAAGCAAGCATGGGACAGAAGTGAACGGAATGGTGATACAGCAAGCACCGCATTTTCTTTATCACGGTGATCATATTACGCTGGCTAAAGGCGTGGTAGAGATGATATTTTTCGCAGAGGGTAGCGAGATGGATGTGACGCGGGAGTTCTCATTCCCTTTGACGATTCCAAAAGAAACCACCTCCACTTCCGGCTTGGTCATCAATCTGGAACGCAGAGAAATACGTCTCGATGGCACGAGAATCCATTTGACCGGAAAAGATATGGACTTGCTCATGCTTCTGTACCAACGTTCGAATCAGGCGGTCAGCTATGATGAAATCATGGTACTCGTCTGGCCGGAGCGGTTGCTGAATGCGGAGAGCAGCGTCCCGGATGTTGGACGAGCCGAGATCAACGCTCTCGTTTATCGCTTGCGTAAGCGGCTAGGCAGATATGGAGAGAACGTCACCACGATCCCGCGCTTTGGTTACATGTGGGAAGAATAG
- a CDS encoding penicillin-binding transpeptidase domain-containing protein yields the protein MKKTWIVFWTVFVVVLSGFFYLFWDFWKDNTQSDGERAKAAFTAYTTKWGEQKFSGMYEQLSLHTKKTISKEEFVSRYQNIYGGIEAKAIVVEPMYNGDVMPGEDGQINFHYRLTMETFIEPISFTGKATLVKETQNDLEDWYIHWNPSFIFPEMKEGDKVRANTVYPRRGEITDRAGRPLATERVVIDIGINPGEWSQASQTGKMEVSKLLQIPMDDLTSKVQATTSKSAKFIRIATLPQDDTRIKQLEKTEGLKLHKKKVRYYPYQSATAHLVGYVGAISQEEYEKRKDQGYKTSDVIGKSGLEQIFEEQLRGSAGGRIVITDADGTEKKTVTERFAKHGQPLALTIDAEVQQTIYQELKSEAGTAAAISPKTGEILALVNSPSFDPNAFVLGMSATEWKQMNENPQKPLLNRFARGFAPGSTFKPITAAIGLASGAITPTDSIHVRGLHWQKDASWGGYEVTRVSDYGGPVNLEKALVYSDNIYFAKAALSMGEEQFVKKSELFGFHEALPIPYPLEKSKLYNDGFKNEIQLADSGYGQGEVTMTPLHLALVYSAFANDGNIVYPSLLQEDKKGGYWKTNVIPSDVTSTVKQHLIQVMEDPRGTGRGARVPGIRMAGKTGTAELKQKKGEIGLENGWYAVFNVDDPRLLVTIMIEDVRGRGGSHVLDARIKRIFTKVLKE from the coding sequence GTGAAAAAGACATGGATAGTATTTTGGACGGTTTTTGTCGTTGTTCTTTCAGGGTTTTTCTATCTTTTCTGGGACTTTTGGAAGGACAACACGCAGTCGGATGGCGAGAGGGCAAAGGCAGCATTCACCGCGTATACGACAAAGTGGGGAGAACAGAAATTCTCTGGCATGTACGAGCAGCTTTCTTTACATACAAAAAAGACCATCAGCAAAGAAGAATTCGTTTCGCGTTACCAAAATATTTACGGTGGAATCGAGGCCAAAGCGATTGTGGTCGAGCCGATGTACAATGGCGACGTCATGCCAGGTGAGGATGGGCAGATCAACTTTCATTATCGGCTGACGATGGAAACTTTCATTGAACCGATTTCCTTTACGGGGAAAGCGACGCTTGTCAAAGAAACGCAGAACGACTTGGAGGACTGGTACATTCATTGGAATCCTTCTTTTATCTTTCCAGAAATGAAAGAAGGGGACAAAGTAAGAGCCAATACAGTGTATCCCAGACGAGGTGAAATCACGGATCGGGCAGGGCGTCCATTGGCAACAGAGCGTGTCGTGATAGACATCGGGATAAATCCGGGAGAATGGAGCCAGGCTTCACAGACCGGGAAAATGGAGGTCAGCAAGCTTCTGCAAATTCCGATGGATGACCTCACCTCGAAGGTCCAAGCTACGACAAGCAAGTCGGCCAAGTTTATCCGGATCGCCACGCTGCCGCAGGACGATACACGCATCAAACAATTAGAAAAAACAGAAGGGCTCAAACTGCACAAAAAGAAAGTCCGCTACTATCCCTATCAGTCCGCTACGGCTCATCTGGTTGGCTATGTAGGAGCGATCAGTCAGGAAGAGTACGAGAAGCGAAAGGATCAGGGCTATAAAACGTCTGATGTGATTGGCAAATCAGGACTGGAACAGATTTTTGAGGAACAGCTAAGAGGAAGTGCAGGTGGGCGTATCGTCATTACGGATGCAGATGGAACGGAAAAAAAGACCGTGACGGAACGCTTCGCCAAGCATGGACAGCCACTGGCATTAACCATAGATGCCGAAGTACAGCAGACGATTTACCAGGAGCTGAAAAGCGAAGCAGGCACGGCTGCGGCGATCTCACCAAAGACCGGGGAAATACTGGCCCTCGTCAATTCTCCGTCCTTTGATCCGAATGCGTTTGTGCTTGGGATGTCGGCTACAGAATGGAAGCAAATGAATGAAAACCCGCAAAAGCCGCTTCTCAATCGATTCGCGCGCGGGTTTGCGCCGGGCTCGACCTTCAAGCCGATTACGGCAGCGATTGGCCTTGCGTCAGGAGCCATTACCCCTACGGACAGTATCCACGTCCGCGGACTGCATTGGCAAAAGGATGCGTCCTGGGGTGGATACGAGGTAACGCGGGTCAGCGATTACGGGGGACCTGTCAATTTGGAAAAAGCATTGGTGTACTCCGACAATATTTATTTTGCAAAAGCGGCGCTCTCCATGGGGGAGGAGCAATTCGTGAAAAAGAGCGAGTTGTTTGGATTCCATGAAGCTCTCCCGATTCCATATCCACTGGAAAAATCGAAGCTGTATAACGACGGTTTCAAAAACGAGATTCAATTGGCAGACTCTGGATACGGTCAGGGCGAGGTAACGATGACGCCGCTTCACCTCGCGTTGGTGTACAGCGCTTTTGCAAATGACGGGAATATCGTCTATCCATCACTGTTGCAGGAAGACAAAAAAGGCGGGTATTGGAAGACGAATGTCATACCTTCTGATGTAACGAGCACGGTGAAGCAGCATTTGATACAGGTAATGGAAGACCCGCGCGGCACCGGACGAGGAGCACGGGTGCCTGGTATTCGCATGGCGGGCAAGACTGGAACAGCTGAGCTGAAACAGAAAAAGGGCGAGATCGGGTTGGAAAACGGATGGTACGCCGTTTTTAATGTAGATGATCCGCGTTTGCTGGTTACCATAATGATCGAAGATGTCCGTGGTCGGGGTGGCAGTCATGTACTAGATGCACGTATCAAACGGATTTTCACGAAGGTACTGAAAGAATAG
- a CDS encoding penicillin-binding protein 2 has translation MKEAKNDRLKRLQIVYIVVFLMFVAIILRLAQLQIQQGSEYANELADRSYKKDYIPAMRGNIYDRNGYVIAESRPSHLAVFREQEIMEKKAYFDLVEKLEKILSVDKATLLKKMDVGYAYEKGNYVEAARQLPRYLEKELKVDLTDKEIAVLGEHRGDLPGIEVVTKPIRKYDPKQIAVQAVGYVRSFHIAENVKLASYKDESTRYLPNQLVGFDGIELSYEKELRGSNGYRMYEVAANQTVVKQVEEVPSVPGNHVYLTIDQRVQLDIRDSIREFLPKMRATIPEARAAKGAYVVAVEVKTGKVVAMVSYPEYDPNVWIEGPDQKTYDEIKLVVTNGTIREAPYDTRPLTGEAAIQEGYKHPGSIVPSGSVLKPITVLLGLQEGIISPSDRWNDGGVYHYGRGTDRIKNDSSKAHGVITPAISLQKSSNTYMARIGEELSRRKGKESAAVLQSYYHAFGLGVQTGVDLPNENKGKEDYLVMDENYGPLAAMVQASFGQQVRATTTQLAQFAATLANKGVRLQPQMVDKITDAEGKLVKTYTPKTMSTFPHPDKYWDILEQGMVLVTKPGGTAVRAYEGMPFQVAAKTGTSEQDIYVPVTVTDEKTGQKKTRWKMHRRITNGVSISYAPVDDPVLAVAVIVPEGGYGGRSAAIISRSVYDVYDKHIGFKR, from the coding sequence ATGAAGGAAGCAAAAAATGATCGTTTAAAACGACTGCAAATCGTCTATATCGTCGTTTTTCTGATGTTTGTAGCAATCATTTTGAGATTAGCGCAACTCCAAATCCAGCAAGGGAGCGAATATGCAAATGAGCTGGCAGACAGATCGTATAAAAAAGATTACATTCCCGCTATGCGAGGAAACATTTATGACCGCAACGGGTATGTCATTGCCGAAAGTCGGCCTTCCCATCTCGCTGTCTTCCGTGAACAAGAGATCATGGAGAAGAAAGCGTACTTTGACCTGGTGGAAAAGCTGGAGAAAATACTGAGCGTCGACAAGGCCACGCTGTTAAAAAAGATGGATGTCGGCTATGCCTACGAGAAAGGCAATTATGTGGAAGCGGCACGACAATTGCCGCGCTATTTGGAAAAAGAACTGAAGGTTGATTTAACGGATAAAGAAATCGCAGTGCTGGGTGAGCATCGCGGCGATTTGCCGGGGATTGAAGTGGTGACAAAACCGATCAGGAAATACGATCCCAAGCAAATCGCCGTACAGGCGGTCGGATATGTCCGGTCCTTTCATATTGCTGAAAATGTGAAGCTCGCCTCCTACAAGGATGAGAGCACGCGGTATTTGCCGAACCAGTTAGTTGGGTTCGATGGAATTGAGCTATCTTACGAAAAAGAGCTTCGCGGGAGCAATGGTTACCGGATGTATGAGGTCGCAGCAAATCAGACAGTTGTAAAGCAAGTGGAGGAAGTTCCGTCCGTCCCAGGCAATCATGTGTATCTCACCATTGATCAGCGGGTCCAGCTAGATATCCGGGATTCGATCCGAGAGTTTCTTCCGAAGATGCGTGCAACCATCCCTGAGGCGAGAGCTGCAAAGGGAGCGTACGTCGTGGCAGTCGAGGTCAAGACAGGTAAGGTCGTCGCGATGGTCAGTTATCCGGAATACGATCCAAACGTATGGATTGAGGGGCCGGATCAAAAAACGTATGACGAGATCAAGCTGGTGGTGACGAATGGTACGATTCGGGAAGCGCCATACGATACGCGGCCATTAACGGGCGAGGCGGCGATCCAGGAGGGCTACAAGCACCCGGGTTCCATTGTGCCATCAGGGTCTGTCCTCAAGCCGATTACGGTATTGCTTGGTTTGCAGGAAGGTATCATCTCTCCCTCCGATCGTTGGAATGATGGAGGGGTGTATCACTATGGACGTGGAACAGACCGGATTAAGAACGACAGCTCCAAAGCGCATGGCGTGATTACCCCTGCGATTTCCTTGCAAAAGTCATCGAATACGTACATGGCGAGAATCGGGGAGGAATTGTCCCGCCGAAAAGGAAAAGAGTCAGCGGCCGTGCTGCAATCGTACTATCACGCATTCGGGTTAGGGGTTCAGACTGGCGTAGATTTGCCGAATGAAAACAAGGGCAAAGAAGACTATTTGGTGATGGATGAAAACTATGGACCATTAGCAGCGATGGTGCAAGCTTCCTTCGGGCAGCAAGTTCGGGCAACGACGACGCAATTGGCACAGTTTGCGGCGACATTAGCGAATAAAGGCGTTCGTTTGCAGCCGCAGATGGTAGATAAGATCACAGACGCAGAAGGAAAACTGGTGAAAACGTACACGCCAAAAACCATGAGTACCTTTCCTCACCCAGATAAATATTGGGACATTCTAGAGCAAGGCATGGTGCTGGTGACGAAACCAGGGGGAACAGCAGTCCGCGCGTATGAGGGAATGCCGTTCCAGGTAGCTGCAAAGACAGGAACATCTGAGCAAGATATTTATGTACCGGTGACGGTGACAGATGAGAAGACCGGACAGAAAAAGACAAGATGGAAAATGCACCGCCGCATTACGAATGGTGTGAGCATTTCGTATGCCCCAGTCGACGATCCTGTCCTGGCAGTAGCCGTAATCGTTCCTGAGGGTGGTTATGGGGGAAGATCGGCTGCGATTATTTCACGTTCCGTATACGATGTGTATGACAAGCATATCGGATTTAAGAGATAA
- a CDS encoding response regulator transcription factor yields MIANEAYRQLKQMIYSLDTVSLEICRHNEPLILSPTHSHRIGFVKNIKGTMEENGKRQLVEAGDVFFNKPKTSVSLRTEQDKELEIFFIEFSYWIEQNETGKERVFVPGGENFPLEGTFRVRSHSQILHLMEELHGSYASNEEREQFRQRLLFERILYILVKDFSSIESNENTMASIEETILYVDQHYMLNLTLEMLAGKANVSPSYYSRMFKTLKGVSFSDYMTSLRINRAKVLLRLSGSRLREVAQSVGYNDEFYFSKMFKKVVGLSPSEYVKTHMRQDNS; encoded by the coding sequence TTGATTGCAAATGAAGCCTATCGACAGTTAAAACAGATGATCTACTCCCTCGACACGGTCAGTCTTGAGATTTGCCGTCACAATGAACCACTGATCCTCTCACCTACTCATTCTCATCGAATCGGGTTTGTCAAAAATATAAAAGGAACAATGGAAGAGAACGGGAAGAGACAGTTAGTTGAGGCAGGAGATGTGTTTTTTAACAAGCCGAAGACGAGCGTTTCTTTGCGGACGGAACAAGACAAAGAGCTGGAGATCTTTTTCATTGAATTCTCCTATTGGATCGAACAAAACGAAACAGGGAAAGAGAGAGTATTTGTTCCGGGCGGAGAAAATTTTCCTCTGGAAGGGACTTTCCGTGTACGCAGCCATTCGCAGATATTGCATTTAATGGAGGAACTACATGGAAGCTATGCGTCAAATGAGGAGAGAGAGCAATTTCGGCAGAGATTGTTATTCGAGCGCATTCTGTACATCCTGGTGAAAGATTTTTCTTCGATTGAGAGCAACGAAAATACGATGGCTAGCATCGAGGAAACGATCCTGTATGTCGATCAGCACTATATGCTCAATCTCACGCTAGAGATGTTGGCAGGAAAGGCGAATGTCAGTCCCAGCTATTATTCACGCATGTTCAAAACGTTAAAGGGTGTGAGCTTTTCCGATTACATGACAAGCCTTCGAATCAATCGGGCCAAGGTGCTTCTCCGATTGTCGGGGAGCCGATTGCGTGAGGTGGCACAAAGCGTAGGCTATAACGATGAGTTTTACTTCAGCAAGATGTTTAAAAAAGTCGTTGGCCTATCACCATCGGAATACGTCAAGACGCATATGAGACAAGATAATTCATGA
- a CDS encoding Fe(3+) dicitrate ABC transporter substrate-binding protein: protein MRARLLLPGFLLIFMVSVFLSGCGTATQNAQGTAPAAATNTESTPAASSEKRVIKHELGETEIVGKPARIVVMDFSFADALATLGVAPVGISDDNDANLIIPEVKGKVGTYTSLGSRYEPNMELISSLAPDLIIADLNKHKAVYDKLKQIAPTIVLNDHQANYEHMLANYAVIADAVGMKEEGKKRLDEHQAKMEAIKAKLPKTDAKLKVLPAVVNPTGFFAHSNASYAGSLMEYLGLEDAAKSEEAYPKTNLEQLVALNPDVLFLMKTGDKTIVDEWKTNPLWQNINAVKNGKVFEVARNKWALSRGLIGSELSSEEAVSLLSGK, encoded by the coding sequence ATGAGAGCAAGACTGTTGTTACCCGGCTTTCTTCTTATTTTTATGGTATCTGTCTTTTTGAGTGGTTGCGGTACAGCGACACAAAATGCACAGGGAACAGCTCCAGCAGCTGCGACCAATACAGAGTCTACACCAGCAGCTTCTAGTGAAAAGCGAGTGATCAAGCATGAGCTGGGGGAAACGGAAATCGTTGGCAAGCCTGCGCGTATTGTCGTGATGGACTTTTCCTTTGCAGATGCTTTGGCGACATTGGGGGTAGCTCCTGTAGGAATCTCTGATGACAATGATGCGAATCTGATCATTCCTGAGGTGAAAGGAAAAGTAGGAACGTATACATCGCTCGGCTCTCGTTACGAACCAAACATGGAGCTGATCAGTTCCCTTGCTCCTGATCTCATCATTGCAGATTTGAACAAGCACAAGGCTGTATACGACAAATTGAAGCAAATTGCACCTACTATTGTTCTGAATGACCACCAGGCGAACTATGAGCATATGCTAGCCAATTACGCTGTAATCGCGGATGCAGTAGGCATGAAAGAAGAAGGCAAAAAACGTCTAGACGAGCATCAAGCGAAAATGGAAGCTATCAAAGCGAAGCTGCCAAAAACAGATGCCAAACTGAAGGTACTGCCAGCAGTCGTGAACCCGACCGGATTCTTCGCTCACTCCAATGCTTCCTATGCGGGCTCCTTGATGGAATACCTCGGCTTGGAGGATGCGGCAAAAAGTGAAGAGGCGTATCCAAAAACCAATCTGGAGCAGCTGGTTGCCCTAAATCCAGACGTACTGTTCTTGATGAAAACAGGTGACAAGACGATTGTGGATGAATGGAAGACGAATCCACTGTGGCAAAACATCAACGCCGTAAAAAATGGCAAGGTGTTTGAAGTAGCCCGCAATAAATGGGCGCTGTCGCGAGGCTTGATCGGATCGGAGTTAAGTTCGGAGGAAGCAGTATCGCTTCTTTCTGGCAAATAA